Proteins found in one Hyla sarda isolate aHylSar1 chromosome 7, aHylSar1.hap1, whole genome shotgun sequence genomic segment:
- the LOC130282011 gene encoding protein spinster homolog 1-like: MASPQDPLLKEEEEAMEDHSDMDVEKGDIPERQNLPSLSVMSTARSIITVVILAFVNLLIYANRSSVAGVLPYIQKAYDTNASLSGLLNTLFIGSYVLVAPIAGYLGDHCNKKYTVCAGVIVWLSMTLTLSFIPDGYFLLFLLTSGLVGAGEATFCTIAPSIIADLFTSDQRTRMLNVFYSVIPVGCGLGYIIGPKVTDAARGDWHWAFRVTPGLGLIAVVLMILVTKELPRTTTNGKKNNKSQKFAKWATDLKKLFKNRSFMLTTMGSTAVSFIVGAIGVWGPSYLTHARTLLQEKDPCRTEPCDYHDILIFGVVTVVSGILGVVAGSEISKRYRKSNPRADPLVCGCAMMLSAPFLLLALTFGNISLVATNIFIFIGETLLSVNFTLISDIILKVVTPWRRSSALAVQMTIYHLLGDAGSPYLIGLISDTYERGYAKSPLVKYRSLEYALMTSTIMAVIGGAFFMATALFIERDEKEAEMESEPPSSSSSSLLPADEDRASD, encoded by the coding sequence atggcctctccacaagacccattgctgaaggaggaggaagaagcaatggaggaccatagtgatatggatgtagaaaagggcgatatccctgagaggcagaacctgccatctctaagcgtgatgtccaccgcacgttccatcatcacggtagtgatcctcgcctttgttaatttgctcatctatgcaaatcgctccagcgtggcgggggtgctgccttatatacagaaagcatatgacaccaatgctagtctgtccggcttattgaatacattgttcattggaagctacgtgctggtcgcaccaattgccggatatttgggcgaccactgtaataagaaatatactgtttgcgcaggagtcatcgtttggctgagcatgacacttaccttgtcattcatccctgacgggtatttcctgctgttcctgctgacgagtgggctggttggagccggagaggcaactttctgcaccatcgccccctccatcattgcagacctttttacaagtgaccagcggacccgcatgctgaacgtgttttactccgtcatacctgtaggctgcggactaggatacatcatcgggcccaaagtgactgatgcagcaaggggcgattggcactgggcgtttcgggtcacccctggcctgggcctcatagctgtggttttgatgattttggtcacaaaggagcttccaagaacgactacaaacgggaagaagaacaacaaatcccagaagtttgccaaatgggcgacagatctgaaaaaactatttaaaaatcgaagcttcatgttaacaaccatgggatcgacggctgtatccttcatagtgggagccataggtgtatggggtccgtcatacctgacccacgcacgaacactcctacaagagaaggacccctGCCGcactgaaccgtgtgactatcacgacatcctaatatttggtgtggttacagtcgtctccggcattctgggagttgtagcagggtcggagataagtaaaagatatcgcaaatccaacccacgggcggacccgcttgtgtgtggctgcgcgatgatgctctctgccccttttcttctgttggcattgactttcggcaacatcagcctcgttgccaccaacatcttcatcttcatcggagagacgcttctgtcagtaaatttcaccctcatatctgacattatactaaaagtagtaactccatggaggagatcttcagccctggccgtgcagatgacaatctatcacctcctaggtgacgccggcagcccgtacctcatcggcctgatatctgacacctacgaacgaggatatgccaaatcccctcttgtgaaataccgcagcctggagtatgccctcatgacctccaccataatggcagtcatcggaggggccttcttcatggccacggccctatttatagagagggacgaaaaagaagcagagatggaatcagaacctccgtcatcctcctcctcctcactgcttcctgccgatgaggaccgcgcttcagactga